The following are from one region of the Anomaloglossus baeobatrachus isolate aAnoBae1 chromosome 1, aAnoBae1.hap1, whole genome shotgun sequence genome:
- the LOC142306674 gene encoding toll-like receptor 6, with translation MDMASIVTLAALFMPALCDNYPVIRSNDVVYNYSYKSLSSVPTDVPANTTVLDLSHNDIPTLEAKDFSYLLDLRVLVVSYNQITEMDSNIFDANLNLEYLDLSNNRLENISNTFPVRLCHLDVSSNNFSTLSVCTGFTNLQQLEYLGLGAANILKFDLESISHLHLQQVFLDLKGLDKYENSSLLVLNTNLLYLSSLSDQKDLFNVLFDAVNTSKILELDNFGKWVEGRVPDEYISSIINNSRVSHLTLRNLGTPWIKLVGILQKIWHSSLESLHLHSLTIQGLIFHIPFDYVNTSMKELLIEGVAIELFIFNQGSLYGLFSEMNIKNLTIKHSNLLFMTCPSKLSTFEYIDFSDNAVTDDIFQNCLTLTKLKTLKLAGNKLQKLSKVSLMTESMSSLYYVDVRNNPLDYSDEDCYWSPSIRKLNMASCSLPNSVFRCLPKNVTMVNLYKNDISNVHLKKTHLINLEHLDLGYNRLSDLPDCTLFPRLMTMNVEYNQFPYPSTESLQNCSGVKQINIGNNPFHCFCELKKFLNERRKSPGKFIGWPDAYVCERPDDLKGVRLSDFYLPEMYCNVFIMVPVIIVPIIIGIFLMFALCKYFDVPWFCKMIWQLLRTKQRTRRSKKGYQELKKDFSFHAFISYSENDASWVKSVLLPSVQSMSDLRICQHERNFTPGKSIVENIITCIDNSYKSVFVLSPHFVQSEWCHYELYFAQHKLYSENTDNLILILLEPIPQYLIPSRYFKLKALMKQRTYLEWPQEKSKHALFWANLRAAISINLSEIEHETSVSIPSVST, from the coding sequence ATGGATATGGCCTCCATTGTCACCCTGGCTGCTCTCTTCATGCCAGCCTTATGTGATAATTATCCGGTGATTCGGAGTAATGATGTGGTGTATAACTACTCGTACAAGTCACTGAGCAGTGTGCCAACCGATGTGCCCGCCAATACTACTGTACTGGATCTATCACACAATGACATCCCAACACTGGAGGCAAAAGACTTCAGCTACTTGTTGGATCTCCGAGTCCTCGTTGTATCTTATAACCAAATTACTGAGATGGACTCCAATATTTTTGATGCAAACCTTAATCTGGAATATTTGGATTTATCCAACAACCGACTTGAAAACATATCCAACACTTTCCCAGTTCGCCTTTGTCATCTGGACGTTTCTTCCAATAATTTTTCTACGTTGTCGGTTTGTACAGGCTTCACAAATCTTCAGCAACTGGAATATTTAGGTCTCGGAGCAGCGAATATATTAAAATTTGACTTGGAATCAATTTCTCACCTACATTTGCAGCAAGTGTTCCTTGACTTGAAGGGATTAGATAAATATGAAAATTCTAGTCTACTGGTTTTGAATACAAACCTCTTATATCTTTCTTCACTTTCAGATCAAAAAGACCTTTTCAACGTACTTTTTGATGCAGTCAACACTTCAAAAATTTTGGAACTAGACAATTTCGGTAAATGGGTGGAAGGAAGAGTTCCCGATGAATATATTTCGTCAATAATCAATAATTCTCGCGTTTCACATTTAACCTTAAGGAACCTTGGCACACCATGGATTAAGTTAGTCGGGATTCTTCAGAAAATCTGGCATTCATCTCTGGAGAGCTTACACTTGCATAGTCTCACAATTCAGGGGTTGATTTTCCACATTCCGTTTGACTATGTGAACACTTCTATGAAGGAACTTTTAATTGAAGGTGTTGCAATTGAACTGTTTATCTTCAATCAGGGCTCTCTATACGGTCTTTTTTCCGAAATGAACATCAAGAATCTTACGATCAAACATTCCAACTTACTTTTCATGACATGTCCTTCGAAGCTCAGCACCTTTGAGTACATTGACTTTTCCGATAACGCAGTCACAGATGATATTTTTCAGAACTGTTTGACGTTGACTAAGTTAAAAACGTTAAAACTGGCCGGAAACAAGTTACAAAAGCTGTCTAAAGTGAGCCTCATGACGGAGAGTATGTCATCCTTATACTATGTGGACGTTCGTAACAATCCTCTTGATTACAGTGATGAAGACTGTTATTGGTCACCAAGCATAAGAAAGTTAAATATGGCGTCTTGCTCGTTGCCCAACTCTGTATTTCGCTGCTTACCAAAAAATGTCACCATGGTTAATTTGTACAAGAATGATATATCAAATGTACACTTGAAAAAAACTCATTTGATAAATTTAGAACACCTTGATCTTGGATATAACAGACTCTCCGATCTGCCAGATTGCACATTATTCCCCCGTCTTATGACAATGAATGTTGAGTACAACCAGTTCCCCTATCCTTCTACTGAGTCTCTCCAAAACTGCTCTGGAGTGAAACAAATCAACATTGGTAACAACCCGTTTCATTGTTTCTGTGAGTTAAAAAAATTCCTAAATGAGAGAAGAAAGTCCCCAGGTAAATTTATTGGTTGGCCAGATGCCTATGTTTGCGAAAGACCTGATGACTTAAAAGGGGTGAGGTTGAGCGATTTCTACCTGCCTGAGATGTACTGTAATGTCTTCATAATGGTTCCAGTTATCATTGTACCGATAATCATTGGCATTTTTCTAATGTTTGCTTTGTGTAAGTATTTTGATGTACCTTGGTTTTGTAAAATGATCTGGCAATTGTTAAGAACAAAGCAGAGGACTAGGAGATCTAAGAAAGGGTACCAGGAGCTCAAGAAAGACTTTTCCTTCCACGCTTTTATCTCCTATAGTGAAAATGATGCATCTTGGGTGAAGAGTGTTTTGTTGCCCAGCGTTCAGAGCATGAGTGATCTACGTATTTGTCAGCACGAGAGAAACTTTACTCCTGGAAAAAGCATAGTGGAAAACATCATCACCTGCATTGATAATAGCTACAAGTCAGTCTTTGTGTTGTCCCCACACTTTGTTCAGAGCGAATGGTGTCATTACGAATTGTATTTTGCTCAACACAAGCTTTATTCCGAGAACACAGACAACCTTATCCTGATCCTACTGGAACCGATCCCGCAGTACCTTATTCCTTCACGATATTTTAAATTAAAGGCCCTCATGAAACAAAGAACCTATCTGGAATGGCCACAAGAGAAAAGTAAGCATGCTCTATTCTGGGCCAACTTAAGGGCTGCTATCAGCATCAATCTGTCCGAAATAGAACATGAAACCTCTGTTTCGATCCCAAGTGTAAGTACCTAA